In a genomic window of Phragmites australis chromosome 14, lpPhrAust1.1, whole genome shotgun sequence:
- the LOC133891025 gene encoding non-specific lipid transfer protein GPI-anchored 20-like: MARLIVIKLLALALAVMALAAPASGQGAAVSCTASLITSFTPCFNFLTNSTNGTPTADCCKSLAALVNASTDCACLILTGNVPLGVPINRTLAVTLPKACNSMSVPLQCRDTSSQIPAPGPVTDAPSSSPLPPATPATPETEAPAPPVEPTATPPVSQGQTRPTVVPSSGWRESSRVSATAAFVLLLAAGGALV, from the exons ATGGCCCGCCTGATCGTCATCAAGCTGCTCGCCTTGGCCTTGGCCGTGATGGCGCTGGCCGCGCCGGCGTCGGGGCAGGGCGCGGCGGTGTCGTGCACGGCGTCGCTGATCACCAGCTTCACCCCGTGCTTCAACTTCCTCACCAACAGCACCAACGGGACGCCGACGGCCGACTGCTGCAAGTCCCTCGCGGCGCTGGTGAATGCGAGCACCGACTGCGCGTGCCTCATCCTCACCGGGAACGTGCCGCTCGGCGTGCCCATCAACCGGACGCTCGCCGTCACTCTGCCCAAGGCGTGCAACTCCATGTCCGTCCCGCTCCAGTGCCGAG ACACGTCGTCTCAGATCCCTGCTCCAGGCCCTGTCACAGATGCGCCCTCCTCGTCCCCGCTGC CGCCAGCGACGCCGGCAACGCCGGAGACCGAAGCGCCTGCGCCGCCGGTGGAGCCCACCGCGACGCCGCCAGTCAGCCAGGGGCAGACGAGGCCGACGGTGGTGCCCAGCTCCGGCTGGAGAGAGAGCTCTCGCGTCTCCGCGACGGCTGCGTTCGTGCTGCTCCTCGCAGCTGGGGGAGCGCTGGTGTGA